In a genomic window of Nodosilinea sp. E11:
- the rpsF gene encoding 30S ribosomal protein S6 encodes MTAYMYETMYILRPDLNDEAIDATIGKYQTMLKDQGASILETQHRGKRRLAYEIDRHREGIYIQMNYTGPGAAIAPLERAMRLSEEVIRFLTVKQESDEPLPAEVEEPAEAVAVAAVSEEE; translated from the coding sequence ATGACAGCTTACATGTACGAAACCATGTACATTTTGCGGCCCGATCTCAATGACGAGGCCATTGATGCCACCATCGGCAAATATCAGACCATGCTGAAAGACCAGGGGGCTTCCATTTTGGAAACCCAGCACCGCGGTAAGCGCCGCCTGGCCTACGAAATCGACCGTCACCGTGAAGGCATCTATATTCAGATGAACTATACCGGACCTGGGGCTGCGATCGCGCCCCTAGAGCGTGCCATGCGCCTTAGCGAAGAGGTGATTCGTTTCTTAACCGTCAAGCAAGAGTCTGACGAACCCTTGCCCGCCGAGGTCGAAGAACCCGCTGAAGCTGTCGCGGTTGCCGCCGTTAGCGAAGAAGAGTAG